The Elaeis guineensis isolate ETL-2024a chromosome 3, EG11, whole genome shotgun sequence region GGTTCCAAATGCAGTTACTCTTTACACGTGTTGAACTCAAATAAGCATCATTTCCATCTCACAGATTGTGTTCCAAATACTAGTAAAAGGATTGATTGGGTTGGAACCAGGAGAGGAGATGAACTTTTTAAAGCAGCAATTCCGGGAATTTATTGCGGGTCTCATGTCTTTGCCACTCAAGTTACCCGGCAGTAGGCTTTACAAATCACTACAGGCAAGTCtggtatatttacatatatatatatatatatagttcttAAAAATTAACGACCACTTATATACACGCACATCGCTTGGATTAATTATGTGTCTTCGCTCATCCAGGCAAAGAAGAGGATGGTGATGCTGATAGAAAAGATCAtccaggagaagaggaagaacaaGAATGGGTGCACCCAAAGGGACGTTGTGGATGTTCTGATCAACGATGCCAGCGATCAATTGACCGATGATCTCATATCTGACAACATGATCGATTTGATGATACCAGCCGAGGACTCCGTGCCCGTTCTCGTAACGCTGGCGATCAAGTACCTCAGCGAATGCCCACCTGCTCTCCAACATCTAGAGGTACACAACATGCTCTCTATTTCTTAATCTTATCTTAGTGGTTGTTTTAGCGGTAACAGGGGTTCCGGTAGACCCTACCTAATTAATAGATGAAGATTACAACGAGAGAATATATGAGTAGGTAGCAAGTAATGCACTTGGAGATGCCGATTTGGTTCGTTCCACTGATGGCGGCCTTTTTTATCTTCTTTCATTTCAGGGCATCTTCAACTAgtactcttattttatatgtcCCTTATCATGAGTTAGTCTTCTTCTACTGGATTCTTTCGGAAAGGCATAATATAATATGAAACCCGTCTTTTTTaacataattattaattaataaacagTTGTCAGCCCTGTAGAATGTTTGAATTAAATGATTTAACTTCATGATTGAAATCGTGATAGGCACTGCCCATGCCGAACGCTAGCCCACATGAGAAAAGTGGACGAGCAATGTTAGGTTCTCCGACCAGCTAgtgaattaaaaagaaaaataatttttttttttttttaaaaaaatgttggTGATAAAATATACATACCTTCTTGAGTGACATGCCACCTCATAAGCAGATTGCGACaggttcaatcaaaataaaaaggaTAATGGATTATAAGAATGAATAAAACTGAGTCCAAATAGTTAGAAAGTGAGAGattattgaatatatatatatatattgtagcaACTAACCTCGTGATTATCTCAGGAAGAGAACATGAATTTAAAGAAGCAAAAATCTCCGGCTGGGGAAAATTTGCAATGGACCGACTACATGACTTTATCATTCACTCAAGATGTAAGTTTGGTATTAATTAATTCACATCTATGAGGCAAGAAGTATGTAGGAACGAGCTAGCTTCATTAAGGCTGATCCAAGCTGATCTCTGGTACTGTTTGATAGGTCATAACAGAGACTCTCAGAATGGGGAACATCATAAGCGGCATCATGCGCAAGGCAGTGAAAGATGTGGAGATCAAAGGGCATTTCATACCCAAGGGGTGGTGCGTGTTGACGTATTTTAGATCGGTCCACCTCGATGAGAGCCTTTATAAGGAGGCATACAAGTTCAATCCATGGAGGTGGAAGGTAAGGGGAAGGGCCCCTATTGGTGATCCACCTGCCCCTCCTTTGGACAACATGAATATATATAAAAGGGAGGGTAGGGTGTTGGTCAATTTCATGCAATACTGCTCTAGATCTTCTCCTTGCTTATCTGAGTgcaattcttcttcttcttctcctctctggAACTCCACAGGACAAGGACATGGGTACTTGTAGCTTTACTCCTTTTGGAGGTGGGCAAAGGCTGTGCCCCGGGCTTGATCTGGCCAGGCTGGAAGCTTCCATCTTTCTCCACCACTTGGTCACTGGCTTCACGTAAGGATGGCCATCAACATCTGCTCCAGTTGTGTATTTCCATTTTGTGTATGGTACTGTATTGCATCTGATCATGTACGTTCCAGCACGTGTTCGTCGCATGTGTGTCCCACGTACCTGTTCAGGTCAAAGCTCACGTACACAACTCACATACAGGGCACCGCTGACCCACACGTGTGTACTAAACATACGGAGGGGCAGTATAAGCGACAAAATGGGCTCGCTGGGTCCGTGTCAGCCGGGTCACATGGCCTTCTGTACCCTTGCGCTTTTGACCTCGGTACACCCTCCTAGGGTGCGGTTTAGCCGTTTAGGCCGACTGCCGCGGTGGAATCCAAGTCTCCCAATTGGTGCACAAaagtgaataatttttttttttaaattataaatccacaaattaattataaatgtgaataatttttaattagtaattCTACAATAATTCTTTATCATGCATTAGCTGTATGCTTCTGTCTCCATTTTGATGGGATAAAGTTTGGTTGCTTTAGCCATTGAAGCAGAGCTTCGCTTTGGAGTGCCACAAACATTTTCTGTCTCGTGCCGGTCTAAGATATATTATTATAGTAGGAAGATAAACTCAAgcattttatattttatgtatgacCACACTGCATGCTCTGCAAGCATGATACATACACATTGGATGCATGAAGTTTTTGTTTCCTTTACATTTTTTATATGTTATCATCAGTGCATGATAGAGAAGTTGACGAGTGATGCAACTTTGGGTGCCCACAGGTGGGTGGCGGAGGAGGACCACATAATCAACTTTCCCACCGTAAGGATGAAAGGAGGAATGCCTATCCGGGTGAGAAGGAAGGCCAAGGAATCCTGCTTCCCGGGTTAGCaaatagggagagagagagagagagagagagagaaagaaaagggtGGGCAACAAAAGGTCCGTCAGTCTGCACACGTGCGGGCGCAGGCGAAAAAGCGGCACCAAAGGCTGCGAGCTTTATCCCCGAGGGCGCTGCCTCTGCCATGTCAATTGGAGGAGGGCCCCACCTAGAGGCCTCTCTATAGACCTATACACAATATAAAAatcctgtatatatatatatataaataagagtacagagagagagagatagagagagagagagagagattgggatGGACCCATCACCCATGTCACACAGTCTTAGGTTCACAAGCTCCAAGAAAGGAAGTAAATGAGAGCAGGGATgggttctcttttctttttttttttcacttcttcCGGGTCAAAGGGGTTCTCAGACTTTTGACTGGGGAAAGCTGGTTTTGGGGCAGATTGGGTTTGGGAGGGGGGGGGGAGTATGCAGGGACTGGAGAAGGCTAGCAAGGCTATGGCTTTGGGAATTCCACCAGTTGGGGTGGGGGAGGAGGGGAGAGGAAAGGACACTGGTTTCAAGCTGCAAGTGGGAGAATGTGGAAGATGTACACCGGAACAGTTGGGGCATCCAAGGAAAGAGCTGATGAGAGAGAATGCTAATCTTATCTCCTTGGATACTCTTGCATTTGTTTCTCTTTAAAATATCTTCTCTGTTTCCAGTTCTGGCATACGTTTATAAATGTGGAAGGAGGTTGGTGGGTCACACTTTGAGGTGAAATATAATATAAGAAGGCATGGGTGGTCCTATTGGTCAATTGTAGTGAGATGTGATAGGGACCTATAATGGCAACGCATATAGTAATTTTTTTCCCGAATTTATTGAAAATTGCTGGATTAATCTCGACTTTGTTCTTGTCTGAATGATTGTTTAAATTATTCTCGAATTATCTGATCAACCGATAGTTATTTGACTATTCACAGGTTTTGTGTTTCCATTTTTCATGAATGTTGCATCACTTCAACAAATTAGCGATGTTATTTGTTGATGATGACGGCCACAGTTAttctcaaattagtagataaaataAATTCACACTCTTAAGTTTTTTTCaataaattgggccaataaatggGGTTCGGACTTGTAATCATACgagttctttcttattttttgatgacttcattttttttttttttttcaattccaaATCTTTGGCACTTGACAAATTCTCCCAGATTGGTAAATTTGTTAAAATGACTTATCATGCAACCAATTCATTCCTTAAAAACATTCTgcgtaattaaaatatataaatcatagaTAGCTTTTCGGGAATGCTAAGTATGATTCTTAGACAACTTTGTTCTTGTTGTAACATCCTGGATGGCTgttataagagagagagagcagcgaCGGCTTCGGCAAGTGGCCGGCATCCTCCTCCGTAGAGGTCTGGGACCAAATCCACTAGAACGATTCTGGATTTTAAAATAGTTTGGACTTTGTTTTTCTGTGGTTCAGGAGACAAATTGGTGTGGATGTGGGGCCTATCCATTTTGTTTGTGTCCCGAGGATGGTCAGGGAGTATCCTAGGTAAGCATCTTGGGGAATTTCCCCACTTTTTCTCCAAGCAAAACGGGAAGAAAAATATTGCACTTCCTCTTTCCAAGACATTCCCATTAGAATAGCCTTGTAATGTAATTCTTGATTTTTATCCTTTTTAAAAAACTATGTTTGGCTACAAGTAATCCatgtaaaaagataaaatatttttgaaacgaCAAAACAATGATAAGTTTCtgaatttatctatttttaaaagatagattttaattaccattttcgataaaaaaaatatatcgtatGGAACAACATAAACTGCAGGTTTCAATTATCGAACAAGTCTCTTGGTATGGAACAACATAAACTGCAGGTTTCAATTATCGAACAAATCTCTTGACATGTGATAAAGAGACTTGCAACTTGAAGTATATGTTGCAAATATTATATTTGGTTGGTCATAGAGTTGCCAAATCAACAACCACGGCATGGCAAATTTTTGATGTGCGCATGCTTGAATCGTTTTTCATGTGAAAATTTGTGACTCCCAACAAACGTGAGCAAGCGGTACACTTCTTAGTCATCATGGAGCTGATAATCAAAAAAAGAATGTTTTGGATGAAAGACCTTCctcaaaaatggccaagttagccATGTACATCTTCTGCTACATGGCGTACAATGTATGGATGGCAAGAAAGCAACATCAATTCGATGATGTGCTACAAATGAATAACTCAACCTGCACGGCAAACTCAACCCTTCTCAATCAACTCATTGGAGTATGCCGCTCTCTTCCTGTATCTTGGCAATCTCTATAGTTTGGTTGGCTGAAGGTTAATTTTGATGGTTGATTGCATAGTCATATAGCCAATTATCTTATTAGGAGTCATTATGGTCAAACATCATGTGCTATGTAATAATCTAAGATCTCAACTAAAAAAAAAACCCGAAaagtattattttgatatcttgatCTTATATAAATACACAACATCTTTCTAACAAATAACTGATATGGGATTAAATACATGTCAGTACAAATCCGCGTATACTTCTCCCATTTGAGTCTTGGCATCCTCACTAGTAACTAGACTAAGGATTCAAatgtatataaaattatttataaacacCACAATTAGCCGATAGTTAGCTCAAATGAATCATGTTGTAGTGTCCTTTAGTTTATGTAGACTATGAGTTTGATTAGCTTTAATATCATTTATGACAAACCTCAATTAAAAAagattaatcaaaaaaatattatttacatttCTTAGCCTTATATAAGAATTCAAAATCttttaaaagattaaataatGTAGGACTAAATATATGATCATACAGATCCTAACAGTTTCCATGGCTGAGTTGAGAAGACCATATGAAGGCTTCAACTTGGCTTTGCATCACTTATTGGTAattaaaacttggatggagtgtGATTCAAGGATGGTAATTGCAAAGTTGGGATGTAACATCGAAGCTAAAACTCAAGTTTAATTCCATCTTTTAACACTTCATGATGTTTTGGCGCATAACTTTAGAGGATTTTCAGCTTCAAATGTATATCGAGATTATTTTGCATTCATGACTGAGTTTCAAGTTCTCCAATGTGATGTCTCATTCCATCTGAGAGGAGATTGACCAAGTATTAAAAGGATTCCATATCCTAGATCTATATTaatggtcattttactaagaacaTTTGCTGGTGTACTCAATTATATTTGTTTATATAATCAAATCTCTTTTCTATTATCTCTTTAATTGCAAGTTATTACTTCTCATGGATGCTAGGATATGCATGGTTCAATTTGGATCGGTTTGGGATTAATTTTCAAACTGAACCGATTTGAAtcgattttctaaaatcaaaattaaaacctaaccaaccacatcgaaaaatcaattTAAACCGAACCAAATTCAATTCGATTTATCAGATTGTGGGTTATTAGGCTTATGTTACATAGACAGTTTATGGAAAAAGCTAAATATATAGTTTATGAGATGggctaaatataaaaataataaactgGAGGGGTTAAGACAGCATATAAATGAACCAATGGTGATTTATGTGTTAATTTGAATCGATTTTTTCTAAACTAAAATTAAGATCgaacctttttttttatttctataattttaaatcGAAATCaagttgaattttaaaaaaatcgatTCAAACTGAATTAAAATGAACGGTATaggctgattttatatttttattaattttttttgtatatctcCAATTGATGCTTTCTCATTCCCTCTCGTATCCATCCGATGCTATTTAGCAAACACACTTTTTGCACGTAGCATTCGTTTTGTCCACTCGATGTATAGTTTTCTGCTGTTATTGCTTGCTTTTATGGCTTGCTCAAAGGACATCTGCAACGATTCCAACGTATCTAGAATTTTATCGTTTTGCTGACTTCTGTGAGGGACTATATCAAGCATACTAATAAAATCCAGTCCATATCACCATTGATTGCTCGTTGAGGGGTAAATTCAGTACCAAACCAATGACTCTTGAGGGATAAGGCCAAAACATGCTTACGTGCTACATCTGTTTCAATATTTGATATTAAAGCAACACTtcataaattatcataaaagCGAATAACAACCTTataaccttcttttttttttttttttttccaacgtACTACATGACTAACCTGTCAACATGACAAGATTGCTGCATAATTCTGACTATGATTGGATCAGATGTATATCGAAGGGGTCCCCCTGCACTGGACCCTATTAATTCCATGGATTGTCAAACCTCAAGGCTGGGCAGATAATGACTtactttttaaataaaaaaaataaaatataaattatcgagctatatatatatagatccaTTGATTAAAGATCCTCTCATTATTTTaatcatcaatataatttttgacCATTTGTTTCacagattaaaaatttttaaattatataaatttttatatataaataatttaaaaataatataccaCATCTTAAATCATTAATACAAGATTTTTATCATCCaatataggcttgattggatttaAACGAAGATCAACTCAGTGCAGTCATATCtagcatcctctctctctctctctatatatatatataatattttttgattgaaaTATGATGGAGTTGCCACTATCTAGATTCAACGTAGGATTTCTCCTATACAAACTGGGATGTTAAATCATTACACTAAAGCACGAAGTTGAAACTAATTAATTGAGTTGATTGATTGGTTCCACAAGTTATGTAAGACTTAAAGATTGGATTAACCTCACATGTTTCTACTTGTTTATAATCACATTGGATTTAAATTATGTTTTTTCCAAACCAACTTACAATTTGCTAAAATCACGATTACTGTAAGTTgtaaaatgaaagaagaaaaaaaaaaattttttttttttcctgacttACATATTAAGCTGCTGGTGTGCACCATGACCTCACCAATAGTTATGAATCCATGTGCAACAGGTGGGAGCTGCATGATTCACAAACCTTTCCAAATCAGATTCAGTGCCAGCTCCAGATTAAAGGGAACAATTACATCTGGACACCCATGTGAACCCAACAGCCCACGCAAATATCTCCCTCATCCAGCATGCAAGCAGTGGGATTAACTGGTGGAAGGTAGATTCTCCATTCGCTGGCACAAGGCATCTTGATGCAATTGTCTGTTATGGTATGCGGATTCCACATCATGCGCATGAAAAGTTCTCTCATGCATGCATATGGCATGCAGTGATTCCCATGGATCATGGAGGTGCCAAGCAGGCATGCAACTCAAAGTATTTTCCCTTGTCCTACCAGGAAGTGGTAACGCCTATAGACATGCATGGACAAGCTATTCTCCTGAGAATTTGAAGATGAACGTTTCCTATAGACTGTGAACCTAGGGAGCCGGAAACTCTTTTTGGGCCCAAAAGCTGATAATTTAAGGAGCAGCATTGTAGGAGTTGGGAAAGGTTACAGCAGTCTTAAAACAGTGAAGTTGTTCCATGTTAGGATCGGTGGTGCCAATGGGTGAGTCTGGATGACCGAACAAAGCAGTTCTAACAGGATCTGGCCACAGACCAACAGTGGAGATATAGATATGCGTTTCTTCCCATTTAATGCGtttcagatcaggaggagcagcagcagcagcagcagcagagcTCGGTGTTTAAGTGGAGTTGGACCCCTACATGCCCACACTCTCAAATCAGCAAGGCAGGACATGTACTTTTGGATCCTGTAGTGGCCTGCAAAGGGGTGGTCCGACCCACCCACCTTCCCAGAGTCAGCTGGCCCATGGTCTCTCTCTttagctccctctctctctctctctttccgtgGTGTGTGCGTTTGTTTTCCTTGTCCAAGTATATTATGCTTCGTTATCATCTTTATATACGATCCTTGGCTTGTTTTCATATCATCTGTTGtacgataatttttaaaaaaaatatagtgatgcaaggTTACGTAATTTCGTGCTAACCTTCCATGAACTGGAAGGCAGTTGTCAGTATTCtacctgttgggggatacccaccgaccgaccgaccgactatcggagggcccgaccggctggcggcccgaccgaccgaccgactatcggagggcccgaccggctggcggcccgaccgaccgaccgacggcccgacgaacgactctgactggccgatcgtgagtcgggcgacaggccaacGGATGTTGGCAGCGGCTAACTGcagccattccacggtccattcccgaccgactaaacccagaggtccgataGCCGACCCAcacgaagctcgccgaccgacgaaggagtccgacgccactctgctggccaccgaccttgggtcggccgactccaccaaccgccgtacggccgccagacgttgtcagctctgacacggacatgcggcacagttacctaggggcattgtcccgccgagagccgggtcaaccctggtgattagacggctacacggcgacatgacgttttcacggcggctctgacagcctacagtgagttgacagttcctcacttgtccgcgccattaatgacggcgccataccgtgctccactatatatatcggggaaggcaacagtgcaaagggtcgatccgcccgtctctcccacatacgcaggctcgctcctccctctctctcttcctctctctttctcagagctctctgtctgcatttcactgttgcccagtcacctctctgacttgaccgtcggagggtccctgccggagccgcctccggtcagtgcggacttccttttgcaggtgcacgcttcccggcgatcgggcgacgaggcgattggccgcaacagattggcgcgccaggtaggggccagcatgacaaagacaagagctcaacgatcgagagtcactgggtcggcaaggcgctcttcccgcagggaagaggcctctccaccaccaccggcggcggagcctagctctccgcaccctgcagtgaccacggaggcccagattgcggctatcgtacggcagatgaccgtactgaccgacgcagtcaaaagcctccagcaacaaccggcggcccgacctatgccttccaggagcagccgccgacagccgcgccgacccctgtcgcctccatgcgagcgctctcaacagcgctcccacggagaggag contains the following coding sequences:
- the LOC105040406 gene encoding cytochrome P450 90D2 translates to MDNLFFTCLATTAIVLATILYKSWNKLMRSGRPRRGQLPRGTFGWPLLGETLDFVSCAYSPRPESFMDKRRLLYGKVFKSHIFGSPTIVSTDADVSRFVLQSDAKTFVPWYPKSLTELMGKSSILLINGSLQKKVHGLIGAFFKSPHLKAQITRDMQCYVLEALSHWKDDQLIRIQDETKRIVFQILVKGLIGLEPGEEMNFLKQQFREFIAGLMSLPLKLPGSRLYKSLQAKKRMVMLIEKIIQEKRKNKNGCTQRDVVDVLINDASDQLTDDLISDNMIDLMIPAEDSVPVLVTLAIKYLSECPPALQHLEEENMNLKKQKSPAGENLQWTDYMTLSFTQDVITETLRMGNIISGIMRKAVKDVEIKGHFIPKGWCVLTYFRSVHLDESLYKEAYKFNPWRWKDKDMGTCSFTPFGGGQRLCPGLDLARLEASIFLHHLVTGFTWVAEEDHIINFPTVRMKGGMPIRVRRKAKESCFPG